One stretch of Amycolatopsis sp. NBC_00345 DNA includes these proteins:
- a CDS encoding Abi-alpha family protein has product MDNQRPNDVADLARRAGQLAGWAARTGFQFSRKLPGIDTAERGIRQVERTLLGELRRRLDEVDDPYHAALAAASAMNRNDGNPRVVEASVTLVPARDHVEPLRAAMAELLNHSIGFGRDRAREYLYAIILRQLTPDEARILSALSDGSPFPAIDVAERTGMGATGRIVLRNASTVGKSAGVSLPDQVPGYLTRLIGLGLVELDEEVPSLETQYEILLTDETVRAVEKQVKRIKVIRRTVHISRLGAQFWQACDPSLA; this is encoded by the coding sequence GTGGACAACCAGCGACCGAACGACGTCGCGGACCTGGCGCGCCGGGCCGGGCAGCTGGCCGGCTGGGCCGCGCGCACCGGCTTCCAGTTCAGCCGGAAGCTGCCGGGGATCGACACCGCCGAGCGCGGGATCCGTCAGGTGGAGCGCACCCTGCTCGGCGAGCTGCGGCGCCGGCTCGACGAGGTCGACGACCCGTACCACGCGGCGCTCGCCGCGGCGTCCGCGATGAACCGCAACGACGGCAACCCGCGGGTGGTCGAGGCGAGCGTGACGCTCGTGCCCGCGCGCGACCACGTCGAGCCGCTGCGCGCCGCCATGGCCGAGCTGCTGAACCATTCCATCGGCTTCGGACGTGACCGGGCCCGCGAGTACCTGTACGCGATCATCCTGCGCCAGCTGACGCCTGACGAGGCGCGCATCCTCTCCGCGCTGTCGGACGGCTCGCCGTTCCCCGCCATCGACGTCGCCGAGCGCACGGGCATGGGCGCCACCGGGCGGATCGTGCTGCGCAACGCCTCGACCGTCGGCAAGTCGGCCGGAGTGTCGCTGCCCGACCAGGTGCCCGGTTACCTCACCCGGCTGATCGGGCTGGGCCTGGTCGAGCTGGACGAAGAGGTGCCCTCGCTCGAGACGCAGTACGAGATCCTGCTGACCGACGAGACCGTGCGCGCGGTGGAGAAACAGGTCAAGCGGATCAAGGTGATCCGCCGGACCGTGCACATCTCACGGCTCGGCGCGCAGTTCTGGCAGGCCTGCGACCCGAGCCTCGCCTAG
- a CDS encoding maleylpyruvate isomerase family mycothiol-dependent enzyme, protein MAPMTATHWGPPIDVLPLLAREEQALVGVLTGLDAEQWAAPTACAGWTVHDVVAHILGDKLGRLSRDRDGYHVDEPRPGEALPAFINRINGEWVLALRRLSPEVLFAMLVDSTSQLTDLWKRLDLDELGGPVSWAGPEPAPIWLDVAREYTEYWVHQQQIREAVGAEPLDEPEFRAPVVDTFLRALPFTLRSVTARAGRQVGYTVTGPSGGRWTARSSGTGWTLDRGAPTSRSPLAAVTTDPDTFWRLCTRAVKPADVTSNIEVSGDESVCATVLGMVSIIV, encoded by the coding sequence ATGGCGCCCATGACCGCGACGCACTGGGGCCCGCCGATCGACGTCCTGCCGCTGCTCGCGCGGGAGGAGCAGGCCCTGGTCGGCGTGCTGACGGGGCTCGACGCCGAGCAGTGGGCCGCGCCCACGGCGTGCGCCGGCTGGACCGTGCACGACGTCGTCGCCCACATCCTGGGCGACAAGCTCGGCCGCCTCTCCCGCGACCGCGACGGCTACCACGTCGACGAGCCGCGCCCGGGCGAAGCCCTGCCGGCGTTCATCAACCGCATCAACGGGGAGTGGGTGCTCGCGCTGCGCCGGCTGTCACCGGAGGTGCTGTTCGCGATGCTGGTGGACAGCACCTCACAGCTGACCGACCTGTGGAAGCGCCTCGACCTGGACGAGCTGGGCGGGCCGGTGAGCTGGGCCGGCCCCGAGCCGGCGCCGATCTGGCTGGACGTGGCCCGGGAGTACACGGAGTACTGGGTGCACCAACAGCAGATCCGCGAGGCCGTGGGCGCGGAGCCGTTGGACGAGCCGGAGTTCCGGGCGCCGGTGGTGGACACGTTCCTGCGCGCGCTGCCGTTCACCCTGCGCTCGGTGACCGCCCGCGCCGGCCGCCAGGTGGGCTACACCGTGACCGGCCCGTCGGGCGGCCGCTGGACCGCGCGGTCCAGCGGCACGGGCTGGACACTGGACCGCGGCGCGCCCACTTCACGCTCGCCGCTCGCCGCGGTGACCACGGACCCGGACACCTTCTGGCGGCTCTGCACCCGCGCCGTGAAGCCCGCGGACGTCACGTCGAACATCGAGGTCAGCGGCGACGAAAGCGTTTGCGCGACGGTGCTGGGCATGGTGTCGATCATCGTCTGA
- a CDS encoding LapA family protein, protein MSHARGDNPTGASGAVSPEVPEAPPVEVPGALEPAENRAGDVRPGPEEVRPVPTPSRPSSAKPAKIKRTRVSGTWIAVIVAIVVLAFLLVFILQNLDTATVHFLGAAGSMPLAVAMLFAAIAGAALVALIGGARILQLRKQARHPRRR, encoded by the coding sequence ATGTCCCACGCGCGAGGCGACAATCCCACCGGTGCCAGTGGCGCCGTCAGTCCCGAGGTCCCCGAAGCGCCGCCGGTCGAGGTTCCGGGCGCGCTCGAACCCGCCGAAAACCGGGCCGGCGACGTCCGCCCCGGCCCGGAGGAAGTGCGCCCGGTGCCGACGCCGTCGCGGCCGTCTTCCGCCAAACCCGCGAAGATCAAACGGACCCGGGTCAGCGGCACCTGGATCGCGGTGATCGTCGCGATCGTCGTGCTGGCGTTCCTGCTCGTCTTCATCCTGCAGAACCTCGACACGGCGACCGTGCACTTCCTCGGCGCCGCGGGCAGCATGCCGCTCGCCGTGGCGATGCTGTTCGCCGCCATCGCGGGCGCCGCGCTGGTCGCCCTGATCGGCGGCGCGCGGATCCTGCAGCTGCGGAAGCAGGCTCGTCACCCGCGTCGTCGCTGA
- a CDS encoding dipeptidase — MTSGALERATNLLDTTILADGHNDLAWELRLQAGANPVEAAAALDLTVRQPSLQTDFPKLAEGKLGLQFWSVYVPCQFEGDSAVTAVLEQIELVHQLAERYPDRLRLVDTAAGAEAAFADGRIASLLGAEGGHSIAGSIGVLRSLRRLGVRYMTLTHNFNTTWADSGTDEPVHGGLTEFGREVVREMNEIGMLVDLSHVAPSTMRDALKVSSAPVIFSHSSCVAVNDHPRNIPDDVLAQLPANGGVAMVTFVPGFISAAVTAWDDQLKAAMAAAGQNFLDLGQRGRFAETWDAPPKPAATVADVVAHVEHAREVAGIDHIGLGGDYDGVGTLPDGLEDVSKYPVLFAALMERGWSDEECAKLAGRNTLRVLRDTELTH; from the coding sequence ATGACTTCCGGGGCGCTCGAGCGTGCGACGAACCTGCTGGACACCACGATCCTGGCCGACGGCCACAACGACCTGGCGTGGGAGCTGCGGCTCCAGGCCGGGGCGAACCCGGTCGAGGCGGCCGCCGCGCTCGACCTGACCGTGCGGCAGCCGTCGCTGCAGACCGACTTCCCCAAGCTGGCAGAGGGAAAGCTCGGCCTGCAGTTCTGGTCGGTGTACGTGCCGTGCCAGTTCGAGGGCGACAGCGCCGTGACGGCCGTGCTGGAGCAGATCGAGCTCGTGCACCAGCTGGCCGAGCGGTACCCGGACCGGCTGCGGCTGGTGGACACGGCGGCCGGGGCGGAGGCCGCGTTCGCCGACGGCCGGATCGCGTCGCTGCTGGGCGCGGAGGGCGGCCACAGCATCGCCGGGTCGATCGGCGTGCTGCGGAGCCTGCGCCGCCTCGGCGTCCGGTACATGACGCTGACGCACAACTTCAACACCACGTGGGCCGACTCGGGCACCGACGAGCCGGTGCACGGCGGGCTCACCGAATTCGGCCGCGAGGTCGTGCGCGAGATGAACGAGATCGGCATGCTCGTGGACCTTTCGCACGTCGCGCCGAGCACGATGCGTGACGCGCTGAAGGTGTCCAGCGCGCCGGTGATCTTCAGCCACTCCTCATGCGTCGCGGTCAACGACCACCCGCGCAACATCCCCGACGACGTGCTGGCGCAGCTGCCCGCGAACGGCGGCGTCGCGATGGTCACCTTCGTGCCCGGCTTCATCTCCGCCGCGGTGACGGCCTGGGACGACCAGCTCAAGGCCGCGATGGCCGCGGCCGGCCAGAACTTCCTCGACCTCGGTCAGCGCGGCCGGTTCGCCGAGACCTGGGACGCGCCGCCGAAGCCCGCGGCGACCGTGGCGGACGTCGTCGCGCACGTCGAGCACGCGCGCGAGGTCGCGGGCATCGACCACATCGGCCTCGGCGGGGACTACGACGGTGTCGGCACGCTGCCCGACGGGCTCGAGGACGTTTCCAAGTACCCGGTGCTGTTCGCCGCGCTGATGGAGCGCGGCTGGAGCGACGAGGAGTGCGCGAAGCTCGCGGGCCGCAACACGCTGCGCGTTCTGCGGGACACCGAACTCACCCATTAG
- a CDS encoding MarR family winged helix-turn-helix transcriptional regulator, with amino-acid sequence MIPDPNTDDDEIVTWWGLVIEGYLATQDRLMGEIADRFGLAPASFDILLRLVRSPDHRMPMTRLATEAALSSGGFTKVADRLVAADLICRVPSPDDRRVTFASLTDHGLDVAKRARTACAEILRRIVLTPLGDDAPALAEAMRTLRTVNG; translated from the coding sequence GTGATCCCTGACCCGAACACGGACGACGACGAGATCGTGACCTGGTGGGGCCTGGTGATCGAGGGCTACCTCGCGACGCAGGACCGGCTCATGGGCGAGATCGCCGACCGGTTCGGCCTGGCGCCGGCGTCGTTCGACATCCTGCTGCGCCTGGTGCGCTCCCCCGACCACCGCATGCCGATGACCCGCCTGGCCACCGAGGCCGCCCTCTCCAGCGGCGGCTTCACGAAGGTCGCGGACCGCCTGGTCGCCGCCGACCTCATCTGCCGCGTGCCCAGCCCGGACGACCGCCGCGTCACGTTCGCCTCGCTCACCGACCACGGCCTCGACGTCGCCAAGCGCGCCCGCACCGCCTGCGCGGAAATCCTGCGCCGAATCGTCCTGACCCCACTCGGCGACGACGCCCCGGCACTGGCGGAAGCCATGCGCACGCTGCGAACGGTGAACGGCTGA
- a CDS encoding RNA polymerase sigma factor encodes MWGETDLRRLSALVVRVLAADPGLRGDAEDACQSAWLDFLRRPVVLRDQTRLGGWLTTVARRHAARAIAGRARDGAAPDTQPVASPEAAFLAAERDTALWRAVDRLPDRHRRLLVLLAYCPDLSPREVAAALGVAPGSLSALRRRCFATLRHRLTSEGFSYP; translated from the coding sequence ATGTGGGGCGAGACCGACCTCCGAAGACTCTCCGCACTCGTGGTCCGGGTGCTCGCCGCCGATCCGGGCCTGCGGGGCGACGCGGAGGACGCCTGCCAGTCCGCGTGGCTCGACTTCCTGCGGCGGCCGGTCGTGCTCCGCGACCAGACCCGTCTCGGCGGCTGGCTGACCACGGTCGCCCGCCGCCACGCGGCCCGCGCGATCGCCGGCCGCGCGCGGGACGGGGCGGCGCCGGACACTCAGCCCGTGGCGTCCCCGGAAGCGGCGTTCCTGGCTGCGGAACGGGACACGGCGCTGTGGCGCGCGGTCGACCGCCTGCCTGACCGCCACCGCCGGTTGCTGGTCCTGCTGGCCTACTGCCCGGACCTTTCGCCCCGCGAAGTGGCCGCCGCGCTGGGCGTCGCCCCGGGCAGCCTTTCGGCGCTCCGCCGCCGCTGCTTCGCCACCCTTCGCCACCGGTTGACGTCGGAAGGCTTCAGCTACCCGTGA
- a CDS encoding amidohydrolase family protein: MIDGRFVVDAHVHTPRLPTLKPAWLDWARDFAGSYPWRTVYDEDGAVIPAAMDELMDSEGVDRVLLFCEYSPRATGIQPIEDNLPLVAHNPERFRLVANVNPYLHHPVRDEVARQLDLGAVALKIHPVHGAFSPADKELYPVYELCAARGVPVILHSGLSVFPGARASFGDPLLLSDVVEDFPTVDFVFAHGGRGWWYDVAAFMAQARPNVWLDLAGLPPKKLPEYYARFDLVRLARKWIFGTDWPGIPGTAVNVRAVADLGLPEDVLEGVLSGNAVRLMPGLR; the protein is encoded by the coding sequence ATGATCGACGGTCGTTTCGTGGTCGACGCCCACGTCCACACCCCGCGCCTGCCCACGCTGAAACCGGCCTGGCTGGACTGGGCCCGCGACTTCGCCGGCTCGTACCCGTGGCGCACGGTGTACGACGAAGACGGTGCGGTGATCCCCGCGGCCATGGACGAGCTGATGGACTCCGAGGGCGTCGACCGCGTGCTGCTGTTCTGCGAGTACAGCCCGCGTGCGACGGGCATTCAGCCGATCGAGGACAACCTCCCGCTGGTGGCGCACAATCCCGAGCGTTTCCGCCTGGTGGCGAACGTGAACCCGTACCTGCACCACCCGGTGCGCGACGAGGTGGCGCGGCAGCTGGACCTGGGCGCGGTGGCGCTGAAGATCCACCCGGTGCACGGCGCGTTCTCCCCGGCGGACAAAGAGCTTTACCCGGTGTACGAGCTGTGCGCGGCACGCGGCGTGCCGGTGATCCTCCACTCGGGACTTTCGGTGTTTCCCGGCGCCAGGGCGAGTTTCGGCGATCCGCTGCTGCTGTCGGACGTGGTCGAGGACTTCCCGACGGTGGACTTCGTCTTCGCCCACGGCGGCCGCGGCTGGTGGTACGACGTCGCCGCCTTCATGGCCCAGGCGCGGCCGAACGTGTGGCTGGACCTGGCCGGCCTGCCCCCGAAGAAGCTCCCGGAGTACTACGCCCGCTTCGACCTGGTGCGGCTCGCACGCAAGTGGATCTTCGGCACGGACTGGCCGGGCATCCCGGGCACCGCGGTGAACGTCCGCGCGGTGGCGGATCTGGGGCTGCCTGAGGACGTGCTGGAGGGTGTCCTGTCGGGCAATGCGGTGCGATTGATGCCCGGGTTGCGGTAA
- a CDS encoding benzoate-CoA ligase family protein: MTVPASGGFNAAEYLLGAGQPDAPAVVSARRTLSYAELTAEAHRVASGLRSLGVRPEERVMLCMVDDVELLTGILGAMLAGAVAVPVSTMVTGLELGRVLADSRARVLAVSGEFAGQAVAALGIAPEVTDVLLDRADPAQFPPGVRAHHWTDVTTVDDAEFSTARTWADSPALWLYTSGTTGQPKGAMHRHAGIRAVCETYAKEILETTPDDRFLSVAKLFFAYGLGNSAFFPLAVGATTLLEPSRPTPALFAARAKADKPTLFFGVPTFFAALLASDVPDDSFASVRYAVSAGEPLPAAIFTRFRDRFGVEILDGIGSTEAMHIFLSNRPGTIRPGSTGTAVPGYQVQLRDEAGALIEAVGQAGELFVSGPSTATGYWARYDATKLVFQGEWLRTGDSYVRNEDGTYTCLGRFGDMLKAGGIWVSPSEVEERLLEHPAVAEVAVVSAPDADGLDKPVACVVAAPQQKVDADELIEFCRAGLAAFKRPRGVVELAELPKTATGKVRRNVIRELVRESLLAGGAAGVIDWTA, encoded by the coding sequence ATGACGGTTCCGGCGAGCGGCGGGTTCAACGCCGCCGAATACCTGCTGGGCGCGGGGCAGCCCGACGCCCCCGCGGTCGTGTCCGCGCGGCGGACGCTCAGCTACGCCGAGCTCACGGCGGAGGCCCACCGGGTCGCGTCCGGGCTCCGGTCGCTGGGCGTGCGGCCGGAGGAGCGGGTGATGCTGTGCATGGTCGACGACGTCGAGCTGCTCACCGGGATCCTCGGCGCGATGCTCGCGGGCGCCGTCGCGGTGCCGGTGTCCACCATGGTCACCGGGCTGGAGCTGGGCCGGGTGCTGGCCGACTCGCGGGCGCGGGTGCTCGCGGTGTCCGGCGAGTTCGCCGGGCAGGCGGTGGCGGCGCTGGGGATCGCGCCGGAGGTGACCGACGTGCTGCTCGACCGGGCGGACCCGGCGCAGTTCCCGCCGGGCGTCCGCGCGCACCACTGGACCGACGTGACCACTGTGGACGATGCCGAGTTCAGTACCGCGCGCACGTGGGCCGACTCGCCGGCGCTGTGGCTGTACACCTCGGGCACCACCGGGCAGCCGAAGGGCGCGATGCACCGGCACGCGGGCATCCGCGCGGTGTGCGAGACGTACGCCAAGGAAATCCTCGAGACGACGCCGGACGACCGGTTCCTGTCCGTGGCGAAGCTGTTCTTCGCCTACGGGCTGGGAAATTCGGCGTTCTTCCCGCTCGCCGTCGGCGCGACGACGCTGCTGGAGCCCTCGCGTCCGACGCCCGCGCTGTTCGCGGCCCGCGCGAAGGCCGACAAGCCGACGTTGTTCTTCGGCGTCCCGACGTTCTTCGCCGCGCTGCTGGCCAGCGACGTCCCGGACGACTCGTTCGCCTCGGTGCGTTACGCCGTTTCGGCCGGGGAACCGTTGCCGGCGGCCATCTTCACGCGTTTCCGCGACCGCTTCGGCGTGGAGATCCTGGACGGGATCGGGTCCACCGAGGCGATGCACATCTTCCTGTCCAACCGCCCCGGCACGATCCGGCCGGGCAGCACGGGCACCGCCGTGCCCGGGTACCAGGTGCAGCTGCGCGACGAGGCGGGTGCGCTGATCGAGGCCGTCGGGCAGGCAGGTGAGTTGTTCGTCTCCGGCCCGTCCACGGCGACGGGCTACTGGGCGCGCTACGACGCCACGAAGCTCGTGTTCCAGGGTGAATGGCTGCGCACGGGCGACAGTTACGTGCGCAACGAGGACGGCACGTACACCTGTCTCGGCCGCTTCGGCGACATGCTGAAGGCGGGCGGGATCTGGGTGTCACCGTCCGAAGTGGAGGAACGGCTGTTGGAGCACCCCGCCGTCGCCGAGGTGGCGGTGGTTTCGGCGCCGGACGCCGACGGGCTGGACAAGCCGGTGGCGTGTGTTGTCGCGGCGCCGCAACAGAAAGTGGACGCGGACGAGCTGATCGAGTTCTGCCGGGCGGGGCTGGCGGCGTTCAAGCGGCCGCGTGGCGTGGTGGAGCTGGCCGAGCTGCCGAAGACGGCCACCGGCAAGGTCCGCCGGAACGTGATCCGCGAGCTGGTCCGCGAGTCGCTGCTCGCGGGCGGAGCCGCTGGCGTGATCGACTGGACCGCATGA
- the boxB gene encoding benzoyl-CoA 2,3-epoxidase subunit BoxB, with the protein MPERIDYDAKIPNNVSLADDRRLQRALEGWQPKFMNWWGEMGPTLQTEGVYLRTAVSVGREGWAHFDHVNVPDYRWGIFLAERDPDRRIAFGEHQGEPVWQQVPGEYRADLQRLIVIQGDTEPASVEQQRLLGLTAPSLYDLRNLFQVNVEEGRHLWAMVYLLHAYFGREGRDEAESLLLRNSGSPDAPRILGAFNEETADWLAFYMFTYFTDRDGKYQLGTLKESSFDPLSRTCEFMLKEEAHHMFVGTTGVDRVVQRSADLVREHDTLEIGSHGGIPLDIIQKYINFHYTVSLDLFGSETSTNAANYYTAGLKGRWQEGRRKDDHKLTDDARTLDRPREDGTWTSEELQAILLLNLDLRGEYVADCQTGVKRWNKILDDAGIGFRFKLPHPGFNREVGINSGHHVTPDGTIVDEATWQAAKHQWLPTTEDLTFVRSLMHPVYERGKIASWVAPPRQGINGKPFDYEYVHLT; encoded by the coding sequence ATGCCCGAACGGATCGACTACGACGCCAAGATCCCGAACAACGTCAGCCTGGCCGACGACCGGCGGCTGCAGCGGGCGCTGGAGGGCTGGCAGCCGAAGTTCATGAACTGGTGGGGCGAGATGGGCCCGACGCTGCAGACCGAGGGCGTCTACCTGCGCACCGCCGTCAGCGTCGGGCGGGAGGGCTGGGCGCACTTCGACCACGTGAACGTGCCCGACTACCGCTGGGGCATCTTCCTCGCCGAGCGCGACCCGGACCGCCGCATCGCCTTCGGCGAGCACCAGGGCGAGCCGGTGTGGCAGCAGGTGCCGGGCGAGTACCGCGCCGACCTGCAGCGGCTGATCGTGATCCAGGGCGACACCGAGCCCGCGTCGGTCGAGCAGCAGCGCCTGCTCGGGCTGACCGCGCCGAGCCTGTACGACCTGCGGAACCTGTTCCAGGTGAACGTCGAGGAGGGCCGTCACCTGTGGGCGATGGTCTACCTGCTGCACGCCTACTTCGGCCGCGAGGGCCGGGACGAGGCGGAAAGCCTGCTGCTGCGCAACTCCGGCAGCCCGGACGCGCCGCGCATCCTCGGCGCGTTCAACGAGGAGACGGCCGACTGGCTGGCCTTCTACATGTTCACCTACTTCACCGACCGTGACGGCAAGTACCAGCTGGGCACGCTCAAGGAAAGCTCGTTCGACCCGCTTTCGCGCACCTGCGAGTTCATGCTGAAGGAGGAAGCGCACCACATGTTCGTCGGCACCACCGGGGTCGACCGCGTGGTGCAGCGCAGCGCCGACCTGGTGCGCGAGCACGACACCCTCGAAATCGGCTCGCACGGCGGCATCCCGCTGGACATCATCCAGAAGTACATCAACTTCCACTACACCGTGTCGCTGGACCTGTTCGGCAGCGAGACCTCGACGAACGCGGCGAACTACTACACCGCCGGGCTCAAGGGCCGCTGGCAGGAGGGCCGCCGCAAGGACGACCACAAGCTCACCGACGACGCCCGCACGCTGGACCGCCCGCGGGAGGACGGCACGTGGACGTCGGAGGAGCTGCAGGCGATCCTGTTGCTGAACCTCGACCTGCGCGGCGAGTACGTGGCCGACTGCCAGACCGGCGTCAAGCGCTGGAACAAGATCCTGGACGACGCCGGCATCGGGTTCCGGTTCAAGCTGCCGCACCCTGGCTTCAACCGCGAGGTCGGCATAAACTCCGGCCACCACGTCACTCCCGACGGCACCATCGTCGACGAGGCGACGTGGCAGGCCGCGAAGCACCAGTGGCTGCCCACGACCGAGGACCTGACGTTCGTCCGCTCGCTCATGCACCCGGTGTACGAGCGCGGGAAGATCGCCAGCTGGGTCGCGCCGCCGCGCCAGGGCATCAACGGCAAGCCCTTCGACTACGAGTACGTGCACCTCACCTGA
- the boxC gene encoding 2,3-epoxybenzoyl-CoA dihydrolase has translation MTTPTPVTFERHPDSYRHWRLTVDDDVAWLEMDVDEQGGIVPGYELKLNSYDLGVDIELYDATQRLRFEHPGVRAVVVTSAKDKVFCAGANIRMLAASEHHWKVNFCKFTNETRNGIEDATEHSGQRYLAAVNGSCAGGGYEIALACEKILLVDDNSSTVALPEVPLLGVLPGTGGLTRVVDKRRVRRDRADVFATRSDGVKGKTAVDWRLVDELVPRQEFRETVLSRARDLADESDRLPADGGVELTPLNCEDTENGLKYRFVDVAYDRAGSVATLTVHGPQGDPGDLHAEGADGWLLAMTRELDDAILRLRTNENELGTWVLRTEGDPAKVLAYEQAVLGAKGWLSNEILHYYKRTLKRLDVTSRTLIALIEPGSCFAGVLLELALAADRQYILDGPPIDDEDSDERASIILSEANFGPFPMGNGLTRLQSRFYGDDDHVAWLARERGHALAPAETVELGLVTDAPDDLDWEDEIRIALEGRASLSPDALTGMEANHRFVGPETIETKIFGRLTAWQNWIFTRPNASGPEGALRRYGTGQKAVFDRKRV, from the coding sequence GTGACGACCCCCACACCGGTGACCTTCGAGCGCCATCCGGACAGCTACCGGCACTGGCGCCTGACCGTGGACGACGACGTCGCGTGGCTGGAGATGGACGTCGACGAGCAGGGCGGCATCGTGCCCGGGTACGAGCTGAAGCTGAACTCGTACGACCTCGGCGTCGACATCGAGCTGTACGACGCGACCCAGCGGCTGCGGTTCGAGCACCCCGGGGTCCGCGCCGTCGTCGTGACCAGCGCCAAGGACAAGGTGTTCTGCGCCGGCGCGAACATCCGCATGCTCGCCGCGTCGGAGCACCACTGGAAGGTGAACTTCTGCAAGTTCACCAACGAGACCCGCAACGGCATCGAGGACGCCACCGAGCACTCCGGTCAGCGGTACCTGGCCGCGGTGAACGGGAGCTGCGCGGGCGGCGGTTACGAAATCGCCTTGGCGTGCGAGAAGATCCTGCTCGTGGACGACAACTCGTCGACGGTCGCGCTGCCCGAGGTGCCGCTGCTCGGCGTGCTGCCCGGCACCGGCGGCCTCACCCGGGTGGTCGACAAGCGCCGCGTGCGCCGCGACCGCGCGGACGTGTTCGCGACGCGTTCCGACGGCGTCAAGGGCAAGACCGCCGTCGACTGGCGCCTGGTCGACGAGCTGGTGCCGCGCCAGGAATTCCGCGAGACCGTGCTGTCACGCGCGCGGGACCTGGCCGACGAATCCGACCGCCTGCCCGCCGACGGCGGCGTCGAGCTGACCCCGCTGAACTGCGAGGACACCGAAAACGGCCTGAAATACCGGTTTGTCGACGTCGCTTACGACCGGGCCGGCTCGGTGGCCACACTCACCGTCCACGGCCCGCAGGGCGACCCCGGCGACCTGCACGCCGAGGGCGCCGACGGCTGGCTGCTCGCGATGACCCGCGAGCTGGACGACGCCATCCTTCGCTTGCGCACCAACGAGAACGAGCTGGGCACGTGGGTGCTGCGCACCGAGGGCGACCCGGCGAAGGTGCTCGCGTACGAGCAGGCCGTGCTCGGCGCGAAGGGCTGGCTGAGCAACGAGATCCTGCACTACTACAAGCGCACGCTGAAGCGCCTCGACGTCACCAGCCGCACGCTCATCGCGCTGATCGAGCCGGGCAGCTGCTTCGCCGGGGTGCTGCTGGAGCTGGCGCTGGCGGCCGACCGTCAGTACATTTTGGACGGTCCGCCCATTGACGACGAGGATAGCGACGAACGGGCGTCGATCATCTTGTCGGAGGCCAATTTCGGCCCGTTCCCGATGGGCAACGGCCTCACCCGCCTGCAGTCGCGCTTCTACGGCGACGACGACCATGTCGCCTGGCTGGCCCGTGAACGCGGCCACGCGCTGGCCCCCGCCGAGACCGTCGAGCTGGGCCTGGTCACCGACGCCCCGGACGACCTCGACTGGGAGGACGAGATCCGGATCGCGCTGGAGGGCCGCGCGTCGCTGAGCCCCGACGCGCTCACCGGGATGGAGGCGAACCACCGGTTCGTCGGCCCCGAAACCATCGAGACCAAGATCTTCGGCCGGCTCACGGCCTGGCAGAACTGGATCTTCACCCGACCGAACGCCTCCGGCCCGGAGGGCGCCCTGCGCCGCTACGGCACGGGCCAGAAGGCGGTCTTCGACAGGAAGCGGGTCTGA
- a CDS encoding GNAT family N-acetyltransferase encodes MTDLVVRPLVAGEEHLFTSLPTAGLVGRGLLGQDYAEQAARGEYRPEWTWVALREDVVVARAAWWGGPDAEVPVALDWLDFTDFDAGVHLLRTAPWRAEFSLMTPPGWRDRPDVAKEATERIQVAEAAGLEFLVERYYYDWSPANGLPPKPGRLTFRPEPDDNVVLDIFRRIHVGSLDAHVRRTVEEHGLNAAAQEDLDILRGMRGPRDWWRLAYSREGEVVGLIAPTKNPHAHVVGYVAVVPEHRGHGYAYDLLVEATHELAGHGAERIVAGTDVANVPMAAAFAKAGYPVKTHRIDLV; translated from the coding sequence ATGACCGATCTGGTCGTGCGCCCGCTCGTCGCGGGCGAAGAACACCTCTTCACCTCCCTGCCCACCGCCGGCCTCGTCGGCCGCGGCCTGCTCGGGCAGGACTACGCCGAACAAGCCGCCCGCGGCGAGTACCGCCCGGAGTGGACCTGGGTGGCGCTGCGCGAGGACGTTGTCGTGGCCCGTGCCGCCTGGTGGGGCGGTCCGGACGCCGAAGTCCCGGTCGCGCTGGACTGGCTCGACTTCACCGATTTCGACGCCGGCGTCCACCTGCTCCGCACCGCGCCGTGGCGGGCCGAGTTCTCCCTCATGACGCCGCCGGGCTGGCGCGACCGCCCCGACGTCGCCAAGGAGGCCACCGAGCGGATCCAGGTGGCCGAGGCCGCCGGGCTCGAGTTCCTGGTCGAGCGTTATTACTACGACTGGAGCCCCGCGAACGGCCTCCCGCCGAAACCCGGCCGCCTCACGTTCCGGCCCGAGCCGGACGACAACGTGGTGCTCGATATCTTCCGGCGCATCCACGTGGGCAGCCTCGACGCTCACGTCCGCCGCACCGTCGAAGAGCACGGCCTGAACGCCGCCGCGCAGGAGGACCTCGACATCCTGCGCGGGATGCGGGGCCCACGGGACTGGTGGCGGCTCGCGTACTCGCGTGAAGGAGAGGTCGTCGGCCTCATCGCGCCCACCAAGAATCCGCACGCCCACGTGGTCGGTTACGTCGCCGTCGTGCCCGAGCACCGCGGCCACGGCTACGCCTACGACCTGCTGGTGGAGGCGACCCACGAGCTGGCCGGCCACGGGGCCGAGCGGATCGTCGCGGGCACCGACGTCGCGAACGTCCCCATGGCGGCCGCGTTCGCCAAGGCCGGCTACCCCGTGAAGACCCACCGGATCGACCTGGTCTGA